A window of Natrinema versiforme contains these coding sequences:
- a CDS encoding radical SAM protein: MTDPETLSVTIVDGYVDEPAHFGVPPYISTYPRYAAGALVDAGVPREQITYHTIDRLRDEPDYWRDVDEADLLLYLGGMTVPGKYVGGTPAEPDEVRKLAWTASGTSLMGGPVKFGVGDENAGATETERQDLDFDFVAKGDVEAAVYDLVESGLEGFNNRMRDIDEVSRWAQEGAFIVEQHPNHPEYLICELETSRGCAYRCSFCTEPLYGNPEFRPPPTVVGEVDALSNYGVKHFRIGRQADILAYGGDGEAPNPDALRQLYSGIREVAPDLETLHLDNMNPITIVEWPEQSREGIRIIAEHNTPGDTAAFGLESADPVVQEENNLNVTAEECFEAVRIVNEEAGWRPDGNRETAPNFGDDAARRLPKLLPGINLLHGLKGEREETYERNREFLQRVYDEGYMLRRINIRQVMAFDGTDMSDTGAEIARDHKNLFKRYKQQVREEIDNPMLERVAPPGTVLRNVHLEYHQDGKTFGRQLGTYPLLVGIPGERELGRTIDVAVVDHGYRSVTGVPYPLDLNAASMDELTAVPGIGDSTAGDIVVNRPYEAIADADLGTEFDLSQFMTTRPLEPAD; this comes from the coding sequence ATGACTGACCCCGAGACGCTGTCGGTGACGATCGTCGACGGCTACGTCGACGAGCCCGCTCACTTCGGGGTGCCGCCGTACATCTCGACGTACCCGCGGTACGCGGCGGGTGCGCTCGTCGACGCGGGCGTCCCGCGCGAGCAGATCACCTATCACACGATCGATCGGCTCCGCGACGAACCCGACTACTGGCGAGACGTCGACGAGGCCGACCTTCTGCTCTATCTCGGCGGCATGACCGTTCCCGGCAAGTACGTCGGCGGCACGCCCGCCGAACCCGACGAGGTCCGCAAACTCGCCTGGACCGCGAGCGGCACCAGCCTGATGGGCGGCCCCGTCAAGTTCGGCGTCGGCGACGAAAACGCCGGCGCGACCGAGACCGAACGGCAGGATCTGGACTTCGATTTCGTCGCCAAAGGCGACGTCGAGGCCGCCGTCTACGACCTCGTCGAGAGCGGCCTCGAGGGCTTTAACAACCGGATGCGCGACATCGACGAGGTCTCGCGGTGGGCCCAGGAGGGCGCGTTCATCGTCGAACAGCATCCCAACCACCCGGAGTATCTCATCTGCGAACTCGAGACCTCGCGGGGCTGTGCCTACCGGTGTTCGTTCTGTACGGAACCGCTCTACGGCAACCCCGAGTTCCGGCCGCCGCCGACGGTCGTCGGCGAGGTCGACGCCCTCTCGAACTACGGCGTGAAACACTTCCGGATCGGCCGACAGGCCGACATCCTCGCCTACGGCGGCGACGGCGAAGCGCCCAATCCCGACGCCCTGCGCCAACTCTACAGCGGCATCCGCGAGGTCGCCCCCGACCTCGAGACGCTCCACCTCGACAACATGAACCCGATCACGATCGTGGAGTGGCCCGAGCAGAGCCGCGAGGGGATCCGGATCATCGCCGAGCACAACACGCCCGGCGACACGGCCGCGTTCGGCCTCGAGTCGGCAGATCCGGTCGTCCAGGAGGAGAACAACCTGAACGTCACCGCCGAGGAGTGTTTCGAGGCCGTCCGAATCGTCAACGAGGAGGCAGGGTGGCGACCCGACGGGAACAGGGAAACAGCGCCGAACTTCGGCGACGACGCGGCGCGTCGTCTTCCGAAGCTCCTCCCCGGCATCAACCTCCTCCACGGGCTCAAGGGCGAGCGCGAGGAGACCTACGAGCGCAACCGCGAGTTCCTCCAGCGGGTCTACGACGAGGGCTACATGCTCCGCCGGATCAACATCCGGCAGGTGATGGCCTTCGACGGCACCGACATGTCCGACACCGGGGCCGAGATCGCCAGAGACCACAAGAACCTGTTCAAACGGTACAAACAGCAGGTCCGCGAGGAGATCGACAACCCGATGCTCGAGCGGGTCGCCCCGCCGGGAACCGTCCTCCGAAACGTCCACCTCGAGTACCATCAGGACGGCAAGACCTTCGGTCGCCAGCTCGGCACCTACCCGCTACTGGTCGGCATCCCGGGCGAGCGCGAACTCGGCCGGACGATCGACGTCGCCGTTGTCGATCACGGCTACCGCTCGGTGACCGGCGTCCCGTACCCGCTCGATCTCAACGCGGCCTCGATGGACGAACTCACCGCCGTCCCCGGCATCGGCGACAGCACCGCCGGCGACATCGTCGTCAACCGGCCTTACGAGGCGATCGCCGACGCCGACCTCGGGACCGAGTTCGATCTCTCCCAGTTCATGACGACGCGGCCGCTCGAGCCGGCGGACTGA
- a CDS encoding helix-turn-helix domain-containing protein yields MIRNTIVRTMLCASLVVALVATAVTAGAAATVTAGPERETVTADSSATESILTVQNDSDDPDDPDDPDDPDGPDDADDPDDPDGTTGTNETTSSDDTDGTTGTNDTSGSDSQEDPDDPDDPDDPDDPADTSDTSDSDDADDPNDPDDPDDPDDPNDADDPDDTDDPDDPADPDDPDDPDDSDTPDGADDSANVTEPADSADSSDGAESDPDGGRGGPTAGDGGGNGAAVTADGGDATDTETEAAPDESSGPSEGASIALATLLTAAAANASSVGNATVVVGQSSSLQGSVRMATATLERAGSDGGWRYLGTLFRYSRFDDSDPLEHDSRREIYRTIADDPGINLSAVAAATDASLSTVRHHLRILEEERLIESEKVRGERCYRRADTTDEIDIALRTALEKPATRRILETLAEHGPAQTTTLADELDRDPSTVTHHLSTLSDDGLVVRDRDGSAVITRLAPGVERSLEHREPPSSD; encoded by the coding sequence ATGATCCGGAACACGATCGTGCGCACGATGCTGTGTGCGAGTCTCGTCGTCGCACTCGTTGCGACGGCGGTTACCGCTGGAGCCGCGGCAACGGTCACCGCTGGCCCCGAACGCGAGACGGTGACGGCCGACTCGAGCGCGACCGAGTCGATACTCACAGTACAGAACGACTCCGATGACCCGGACGACCCTGACGATCCGGACGACCCCGACGGCCCCGACGACGCTGATGATCCCGACGATCCGGATGGGACAACCGGGACGAACGAGACCACCAGTTCTGACGATACCGATGGGACAACCGGGACGAACGATACCAGCGGTTCTGACAGTCAGGAGGATCCCGATGATCCGGACGATCCGGACGACCCTGACGATCCGGCCGATACGAGCGATACCAGTGACTCGGACGACGCTGATGATCCGAACGACCCGGATGACCCTGATGACCCAGACGATCCGAACGACGCTGATGATCCCGACGACACAGATGATCCGGATGATCCGGCCGATCCTGACGATCCGGACGATCCCGATGACTCGGACACACCGGACGGCGCCGATGACTCGGCGAACGTCACCGAGCCCGCGGATTCGGCCGACTCGAGCGACGGGGCCGAATCCGACCCCGACGGCGGCCGCGGGGGACCGACGGCGGGCGATGGCGGCGGAAACGGCGCTGCCGTGACCGCGGACGGCGGGGACGCGACCGACACCGAGACCGAAGCGGCCCCCGACGAGTCGTCAGGGCCGAGTGAAGGGGCCAGCATCGCGCTCGCGACCCTGCTCACCGCGGCGGCCGCCAACGCGTCGTCGGTCGGGAACGCGACCGTCGTCGTCGGACAGTCGTCGTCGCTGCAGGGGTCGGTTCGCATGGCGACGGCGACACTCGAGCGGGCCGGCTCCGACGGCGGCTGGCGATATCTCGGCACGCTGTTTCGCTACAGCCGGTTCGACGATTCCGACCCGCTCGAACACGACTCCCGGCGGGAGATCTATCGAACCATCGCGGACGATCCGGGCATCAACCTCTCCGCGGTCGCGGCGGCGACCGACGCGTCGCTGTCGACGGTCCGACACCACCTCCGGATCCTCGAGGAGGAACGCCTGATCGAGTCGGAGAAGGTCCGCGGGGAGCGCTGTTACCGTCGCGCCGATACGACCGACGAGATCGATATCGCACTCCGGACGGCACTCGAGAAGCCGGCGACCCGTCGGATACTCGAGACGCTGGCCGAACACGGGCCGGCACAGACGACGACGCTGGCGGACGAACTCGACCGGGACCCGAGTACGGTGACCCACCACCTCTCGACGCTGTCGGACGACGGACTCGTCGTCAGAGACCGCGACGGATCGGCGGTCATCACGCGGCTCGCACCCGGCGTCGAACGCAGCCTCGAGCATCGGGAGCCGCCGTCCTCGGACTGA
- a CDS encoding Hsp20/alpha crystallin family protein, with protein MTLKDLGKSVGSALYRQVGRANGRVQNHRSLPVDILENDTSYRVVFDAPGAEPDDVQVRYLEGNIKIRIDRFRQFHEGYEMRFPGRGMSLNGEAELPTDAVVDPDAGTARLSETGTLSVELPKDSAVDDTDESHEADAADELEDLADAETDPELGQGTDAETEPISIDD; from the coding sequence GTGACTCTCAAAGATCTCGGCAAATCGGTCGGCAGCGCCCTCTATCGTCAGGTCGGCCGCGCGAACGGTCGCGTCCAGAATCACCGATCGCTCCCCGTCGATATCCTCGAGAACGATACCTCGTATCGCGTCGTCTTCGACGCGCCCGGTGCCGAACCGGACGACGTGCAGGTCCGCTACCTCGAGGGGAACATCAAGATTCGCATCGACCGGTTCCGGCAGTTCCACGAGGGGTACGAGATGCGGTTCCCCGGCCGCGGAATGTCGCTGAACGGCGAAGCCGAACTCCCGACCGACGCCGTCGTCGATCCGGACGCCGGAACGGCTCGACTCAGCGAAACGGGCACGCTGAGCGTCGAACTCCCGAAGGATTCGGCGGTCGACGACACAGATGAGAGCCACGAAGCCGACGCGGCGGACGAACTCGAGGACCTCGCCGACGCCGAGACCGATCCGGAGCTCGGGCAGGGGACGGACGCGGAAACGGAACCGATCTCCATCGACGACTGA
- a CDS encoding FAD-binding oxidoreductase yields MSGTDEPELAVGADAFTDRGAGLEVAVVGAGAVGATAAYDLAREGADVTLYDRGTVANDASGRAAGICYDAFADGLDAEIAGDAIERFRALSGDETFPFVECPYVWLARDGDADRADDIREQVRRMQDNEIVAFEMDADALADRFPALRTDDIAVAGIAGGAGYTDPAAYTACLAAAATGSGATLETETPVEVRTDPARVVHPDGEVREVDAVLVAAGAHTKALLADAGISLAMKPYRVQALVADGDLAEPMCYDASGDFYLRPHADGFLAGDGTEEREADPDAYDRDADPTFADDLLERVAHRVPGVAEGTLERAWAGLCTATPDRDPLVGRVDEGLYVATGFQGHGFMRAPAIGERLAEEILGGAGIDAFDPMRFDGDEAFDVVEGMALDRD; encoded by the coding sequence ATGAGCGGGACCGATGAACCCGAGTTGGCCGTCGGCGCGGACGCCTTCACCGATCGGGGTGCCGGCCTCGAGGTGGCAGTCGTCGGCGCGGGTGCCGTCGGCGCGACCGCGGCCTACGACCTCGCACGCGAGGGCGCGGACGTGACCCTCTACGACCGCGGCACCGTCGCGAACGACGCGTCCGGGCGGGCGGCGGGGATCTGCTACGACGCCTTCGCGGACGGGCTCGACGCCGAAATCGCCGGCGACGCGATCGAGCGGTTCCGCGCGCTCTCGGGCGACGAGACCTTCCCGTTCGTCGAGTGCCCCTACGTCTGGCTCGCCCGCGACGGCGACGCGGACCGGGCCGACGACATCCGCGAGCAGGTGCGTCGCATGCAGGACAACGAGATCGTCGCCTTCGAGATGGACGCCGACGCGCTCGCCGACCGGTTCCCCGCGTTGCGGACGGACGACATCGCCGTCGCGGGCATCGCTGGCGGGGCGGGCTACACCGATCCCGCGGCGTATACGGCCTGTCTCGCGGCCGCGGCGACCGGCTCCGGAGCGACCCTCGAGACCGAGACGCCGGTCGAGGTGCGAACCGATCCTGCGCGGGTCGTCCACCCCGATGGCGAGGTCCGCGAGGTCGACGCGGTGCTCGTGGCCGCCGGTGCGCACACGAAGGCGCTGCTCGCGGACGCGGGCATCTCCCTCGCGATGAAACCCTACCGCGTGCAGGCGCTCGTTGCGGACGGCGACCTCGCGGAGCCGATGTGTTACGACGCGAGCGGCGACTTCTACCTGCGACCCCACGCCGACGGCTTCCTCGCCGGCGACGGCACCGAAGAACGGGAGGCCGATCCCGACGCGTACGATCGCGACGCGGACCCGACGTTCGCCGACGACCTCCTCGAGCGGGTCGCACACCGGGTTCCCGGGGTCGCAGAGGGGACCCTCGAGCGGGCGTGGGCCGGTCTCTGTACGGCGACGCCGGATCGAGATCCGCTGGTCGGGCGGGTCGACGAGGGGCTGTACGTCGCGACCGGATTCCAGGGCCACGGCTTCATGCGTGCGCCGGCGATCGGAGAGCGACTCGCGGAAGAAATACTCGGCGGGGCGGGGATCGACGCCTTCGATCCGATGCGGTTCGACGGCGACGAGGCGTTCGACGTCGTCGAGGGGATGGCGCTCGATCGGGACTGA
- a CDS encoding CDGSH iron-sulfur domain-containing protein, which produces MTRLVELEETGPRKLEPSDLDDEKGDIAVCRCGLSDSFPFCDGSHRRTRDEDPETTYVYEDGERRVVERVATEDESVADSGGDGTGDTEPTDTGDGGLE; this is translated from the coding sequence ATGACACGATTGGTCGAACTCGAGGAGACGGGACCGCGTAAACTCGAGCCGTCGGATCTCGACGACGAGAAGGGAGATATCGCGGTCTGTCGGTGCGGGCTCTCGGACTCGTTTCCGTTCTGTGACGGGAGCCATCGGCGGACCCGCGACGAGGACCCGGAGACGACCTACGTCTACGAGGACGGCGAGCGGCGGGTCGTCGAGCGAGTCGCGACCGAGGACGAGTCAGTCGCCGACAGCGGCGGCGACGGCACTGGCGATACCGAACCCACCGATACTGGCGACGGCGGCCTCGAATAG
- a CDS encoding cation-translocating P-type ATPase, giving the protein MCSDSRNPESSERAQTPASPSPADGSDGCDLCDLPTPAEPLTDPAVDGTYCCRGCLEVARTLEQRDDGPDEAAVRSRLDGADATAGRDLDDLDGEDAFLAVDGMHCSTCEAFLESVAEREAGVLGATASYATDTIRIVYDPDRLAADDLPEIISGYGYTAADRSAADSDPDDDGLTRLLLGGFFGMMVMVWYVLFLYPTYFDLEPIVAFDGYELAFLSANIWAFTSFILFYTGYPILRGASVSLRAGRPNMDLLVATAALGSYGYSAVAIVLGESHLYFDVTVAVVLVVTAGTHYERAVKRRATGLLSELTERQVDEACLESGETVPLEAVDPGDRLLVRPGERVPLDGEVLEGSAAIDESLVTGESLPVRKAPGDDLRGGTVVTDAPIVLAVGDEAESTLDRLVSLLWSIQSARPGVQRLADKLATVFVPLVVALAVGTAAVLLATGSSPSTALLIGLTVVIVSCPCALGLATPLAIAAGVQAAAKRGIVVAAETIFEDAPDVDVVVLDKTGTLTTGEMAVEDVHAVDGTASDELLRRAGTVESLSEHPIAAAIVEASPVAAADGGCLEAENDDGTVAGADGSTAVDSFERADRGVSGVVDGERVVVGHPDFCRARGLSVPDALESPIADARAVGRIPVAVGWDGRTRGVIAVGDSEREELDAALETLSPNREIVVLTGDEGPAAERFRELDGVDEVFAGVPPAAKAETVDRLRTRGTVAMVGDGSNDAPALAAADVGIAMGGGTQLATDAADAVIVGDDLEAVGETLAVAASTHRRIRQNLGWAFCYNAVAIPLAVAGLLNPLFAAVAMAASSLLVVLNSSRSMR; this is encoded by the coding sequence ATGTGCTCAGACTCACGGAACCCAGAATCGTCCGAACGCGCGCAGACGCCCGCCTCGCCGTCGCCGGCCGACGGGAGCGACGGCTGCGACCTCTGTGACCTGCCGACTCCCGCGGAGCCGCTCACCGATCCGGCCGTCGACGGCACCTACTGCTGTCGGGGCTGTCTCGAGGTCGCGCGAACCCTCGAGCAACGCGACGACGGCCCCGACGAGGCGGCGGTTCGATCCCGGCTAGACGGGGCAGACGCGACAGCGGGCCGCGACCTCGACGATCTCGACGGCGAGGACGCCTTCCTCGCGGTCGACGGGATGCACTGTTCGACCTGCGAGGCCTTTCTCGAGTCGGTCGCCGAGCGCGAGGCGGGCGTCCTGGGCGCGACGGCGAGTTACGCGACAGACACGATCCGGATCGTCTACGACCCCGACCGGCTCGCGGCCGACGACCTCCCGGAGATCATCTCGGGCTACGGCTATACCGCGGCCGACCGATCGGCCGCCGACAGCGACCCGGACGACGACGGGCTCACTCGGCTGCTGCTCGGCGGCTTCTTCGGGATGATGGTCATGGTGTGGTACGTCCTCTTTCTCTACCCGACCTACTTCGATCTCGAGCCAATCGTCGCCTTCGACGGCTACGAGCTCGCGTTCCTGTCGGCGAACATCTGGGCGTTCACGTCGTTCATCCTCTTCTATACCGGGTATCCGATCCTTCGAGGCGCGTCCGTCAGCCTCCGGGCGGGCCGGCCGAACATGGACCTGCTGGTCGCGACGGCCGCGCTCGGCTCGTACGGCTACAGTGCGGTCGCGATCGTCCTCGGGGAGAGTCACCTCTACTTCGACGTCACCGTCGCCGTCGTCCTCGTCGTCACCGCGGGCACCCACTACGAGCGGGCGGTCAAGCGCCGCGCCACGGGGCTGCTCTCGGAACTGACCGAACGACAGGTCGACGAGGCCTGCCTCGAGAGCGGCGAAACGGTCCCGCTCGAGGCCGTCGACCCCGGCGATCGGCTGCTTGTCCGCCCCGGCGAGCGGGTCCCCCTCGACGGCGAGGTCCTCGAGGGCTCGGCCGCGATCGACGAGTCGCTGGTCACCGGCGAGTCCCTCCCCGTCCGGAAGGCCCCCGGCGACGACCTCCGCGGCGGTACCGTCGTCACCGACGCGCCGATCGTCCTCGCGGTCGGCGACGAGGCCGAGAGCACGCTCGATCGGCTCGTCTCGCTGCTCTGGTCGATCCAGAGCGCCCGACCCGGCGTCCAGCGGCTCGCGGACAAGCTCGCGACGGTGTTTGTCCCGCTGGTCGTCGCCCTCGCCGTCGGGACGGCCGCCGTCCTGCTCGCGACCGGCTCGAGCCCGTCGACCGCCCTCCTGATCGGGCTGACGGTCGTCATCGTCTCCTGTCCCTGTGCGCTCGGGCTGGCGACGCCGCTGGCGATCGCCGCGGGCGTCCAGGCCGCCGCGAAGCGCGGGATCGTCGTCGCCGCGGAGACGATCTTCGAAGACGCGCCGGACGTCGACGTCGTCGTGCTGGACAAGACGGGAACGCTGACGACCGGGGAAATGGCCGTCGAAGATGTCCACGCCGTCGACGGGACGGCTTCCGACGAGCTACTCCGGCGGGCCGGGACGGTCGAATCGCTGTCGGAGCACCCGATCGCCGCCGCCATCGTCGAAGCGTCGCCCGTCGCCGCGGCCGACGGCGGTTGTCTCGAGGCCGAAAATGACGATGGTACCGTGGCCGGCGCCGACGGCTCCACAGCCGTCGATTCGTTCGAGCGAGCCGACCGCGGCGTCAGCGGCGTCGTCGACGGCGAGCGCGTCGTCGTCGGCCATCCCGACTTCTGTCGCGCTCGCGGGCTGTCGGTTCCCGACGCCCTCGAGTCCCCGATCGCCGACGCCCGTGCGGTCGGTCGCATCCCCGTCGCAGTCGGCTGGGACGGCCGGACCCGCGGTGTCATCGCGGTCGGCGATTCGGAACGCGAGGAACTCGACGCGGCGCTCGAGACGCTTTCGCCGAACCGCGAGATCGTCGTCCTCACCGGCGACGAGGGGCCGGCCGCCGAGCGATTCCGCGAACTCGACGGCGTCGACGAGGTCTTCGCGGGCGTCCCGCCGGCGGCGAAAGCGGAGACCGTCGACCGCCTCCGCACGCGGGGGACGGTCGCAATGGTCGGCGACGGGAGCAACGACGCGCCCGCACTGGCCGCCGCCGATGTCGGCATCGCGATGGGCGGCGGAACCCAGCTCGCGACCGACGCGGCCGACGCGGTGATCGTCGGCGACGACCTCGAGGCGGTCGGCGAAACGCTCGCGGTCGCCGCGAGCACGCACCGGCGCATCCGCCAGAACCTCGGCTGGGCGTTCTGTTACAACGCGGTCGCGATCCCACTCGCTGTCGCCGGACTGTTGAACCCGCTCTTCGCCGCCGTCGCGATGGCCGCGAGCAGCCTCCTGGTCGTGCTCAACTCCTCGCGCTCGATGCGGTGA
- a CDS encoding sulfite exporter TauE/SafE family protein, translating into MTLIALASAGPGLGLEHADLVVLFVVGLLAGAHCLGMCGPLVTAYADRIGTASDKRRDDTLTGYEVRQHALFNLGRTASYATIGGCFGLLGAATVASSEAVAAVGDSVRGATGILVGIAIIASGLYYIRGRTAVPGHDLPVLGTLFRRLSGLLSSRIDRLATSLGIAALGAVHGFMPCPIIYPAYLYAFAVGSPTRGALSLAVLGLGTIPTLFAYGTVLTALESRTRVRLHRGLGVGFVVLGYVPLSHGLMLYGIHLPHPPLPFAPPF; encoded by the coding sequence ATGACGCTCATAGCACTCGCGAGCGCCGGGCCGGGGCTCGGACTCGAGCACGCGGACCTGGTCGTCCTCTTCGTCGTCGGCCTGCTCGCCGGCGCCCACTGTCTCGGAATGTGTGGGCCGCTGGTGACGGCCTACGCCGACCGGATCGGCACCGCCAGCGACAAGCGCCGGGACGACACGCTCACCGGCTACGAGGTGCGCCAGCACGCGCTGTTCAACCTCGGCCGGACGGCGAGCTACGCGACGATCGGCGGCTGCTTCGGACTCCTCGGCGCGGCGACGGTCGCCTCGAGCGAGGCCGTCGCCGCGGTCGGCGACTCCGTCCGGGGTGCGACGGGAATCCTCGTCGGGATCGCCATCATCGCGAGCGGGCTCTACTACATCCGCGGGCGCACGGCCGTCCCCGGCCACGATCTTCCCGTCCTCGGGACGCTGTTCCGGCGGCTCTCGGGGCTGCTCTCGAGTCGGATCGACCGACTCGCGACCTCGCTGGGGATCGCCGCCCTCGGCGCGGTCCACGGATTCATGCCGTGTCCCATCATCTACCCGGCGTACCTCTACGCGTTCGCGGTCGGCTCGCCGACCCGCGGGGCCCTCTCGCTCGCCGTCCTCGGGCTCGGGACGATTCCGACGCTGTTCGCCTACGGCACCGTCCTGACTGCCCTCGAGTCGAGGACCCGCGTCCGCCTTCACCGCGGGCTCGGCGTCGGCTTCGTCGTCCTCGGCTACGTCCCGCTCTCGCACGGACTGATGCTGTACGGAATCCACCTGCCTCACCCGCCGCTGCCGTTCGCACCACCGTTCTAA
- a CDS encoding cytochrome-ba3 oxidase subunit has protein sequence MTLETVTPRYAAAVGLLAVVPVLVYGVTNSGLAGLVSAVNVAVIIGSLYLAMSPVEGSHGAHSATDNGAAR, from the coding sequence ATGACCCTCGAGACAGTCACACCGCGGTATGCGGCAGCCGTCGGACTACTCGCGGTCGTGCCGGTGCTCGTCTACGGAGTCACGAACTCCGGACTCGCCGGCCTCGTCAGCGCGGTCAACGTCGCGGTGATCATCGGCTCGTTATACCTCGCGATGTCGCCGGTCGAGGGATCACACGGCGCTCACTCCGCGACCGATAACGGAGCCGCCAGGTGA
- a CDS encoding cytochrome c oxidase subunit II: protein MNIHTYEKIWLGAAMVLIVGFIATITYGAVGPGIAMVDDDGGDITPSEINDDERFAEPGVEHVGGNEYEVAVVAQAWSYSPDQIEVPSNSEVTFYVTSRDVTHSFSVVGTNVNTMVIPGQVSEMTVRFDDPGEYGILCNEYCGERHHTMEGLLTVVPEDEFDLTELDVEAPDEVEAGNETTINATVSDGMQTDLETTVTLEIGDQQYDEDVTIEGAGSESVEFAVDTDELGAGDHDWTVSVEDEEESDTLTVVDGNGGSDGGDGDA from the coding sequence ATGAACATCCACACCTACGAAAAGATCTGGCTGGGCGCCGCGATGGTGTTGATCGTCGGCTTCATCGCGACGATCACTTACGGCGCGGTCGGCCCCGGAATCGCGATGGTCGACGACGACGGCGGGGACATCACGCCGAGCGAGATCAATGACGACGAACGCTTCGCCGAGCCCGGCGTCGAACACGTCGGCGGCAACGAGTACGAAGTCGCCGTCGTCGCGCAGGCGTGGTCGTACAGCCCGGACCAAATCGAGGTGCCATCGAACAGCGAAGTGACGTTCTACGTGACGAGTCGGGACGTGACACACAGCTTCTCGGTCGTCGGAACGAACGTCAACACGATGGTCATCCCCGGACAGGTCTCGGAGATGACCGTTCGGTTCGACGACCCGGGCGAGTACGGCATCCTCTGTAACGAGTACTGCGGGGAACGCCACCACACGATGGAAGGGCTCCTGACCGTCGTTCCGGAAGACGAGTTCGACCTGACCGAACTGGACGTCGAGGCCCCCGACGAGGTCGAGGCGGGCAACGAGACGACGATCAACGCGACCGTCAGCGACGGGATGCAGACCGACCTCGAGACGACCGTGACCCTCGAGATCGGCGACCAGCAGTACGACGAAGACGTCACGATCGAGGGCGCCGGCAGCGAATCCGTCGAGTTCGCGGTCGACACCGACGAACTCGGCGCGGGCGACCACGACTGGACGGTGTCCGTCGAGGACGAGGAAGAGAGCGACACGCTCACCGTCGTGGACGGCAACGGCGGCTCCGACGGAGGTGACGGCGATGCGTAA